ATGGACATGCTGATCATATTGCTGCAAATAACAAAATAAAACAAGCAACAGGTGCAATCGTTCTGATTCATCAAGCTGATGCTGCAATGTTGACAAGTTCTGATCTGAATTTATCATCGTATATTGGCGGGGGCTTGGTGCTGGACCCTGCAGACCGTTTGCTAAAAGATGGTGATGTTATTCAAGTTGGAACTATTCAATTTACAGTCATTCATACTCCAGGGCATACTCCAGGGGGGATATGTTTGTATACTAATGGAACATTATTCAGCGGTGATACATTATTTTACCAATCTGTTGGTAGAACTGATTTTCCTGGTGGATCAATGGGCAAACTAGTTAATAGCATTAATGAGAAACTGCTTGTGTTGCCGGTAGAAACTAAGGTCTTTCCAGGACATGGACCAGAAACCTCAATTGCCTGGGAACGCTCAAATAATCCATTTATCTGATGTGATGATGCTATTGGGGGGGATAAGAAATGTTTAAATCTATTAGCACTTGGCTGAAACTCCTGGTGATTTTGGCAGGTGTCTATCTGTTGAGTCAAGTTACCCCCATCTATCTGCCAGTGATTGTCTCAGTGATATTAGCGTTTATTTTGAACCCACTGGTTACATTCTTATCCCAGCGCAGGCTCTGGCCAACCAGGCAGCTATTTGGTCGAAGTCTTGCTGTTTTTATAGCGTTTATTTTGTCTGCGATTATTGCAGCAATTGTCATGACATTTATTTTAGTACCATTTATCAGTGAGTTTAATACACTTGTCAATAATTTGCCAAGCTTGATGAAAAAAATTCAGAAAATGACAATGGATATTCAAAACCAGGCGAATTTTATTGCTTTAGCAGGGTATTTGCCTAATATTGTTGATCAAACTATGTCCAGTATCGGTTCTTTTTCAATCGACTTAGCTAAAAAAATTGTAAATTCAATTTTCGGATTAGCATCAAGCATCATTGAATTAGTTATTGTACCAGTGCTTACTTATTATTTTTTAAAGGACTGGCAAATTATTAAAGAAAACATTGTTTTCCTTTTTTCACAGCGTACAAGGGATAAAGCCCGTAATATTATTGAAGAAATGGGCATTGTAGTTAGTGGCTACATTCGCGGACAGTTTGTGGTAAGTTTTATTGTTGGTTTCTTTGTTTTCTGCGGCATGTATGGTTTCGGCGTTGAATATCCGCTGGTGTTGGGTTTACTTGCGGGAATTACTGAAGCAATTCCCATTATTGGCCCAATTATTGGAGCAGTGCCAGCGATTTTGCTTGCTTATACAGTTGCTCCGTTTTTAGCGTTAAAAGTAGCTGTGTTTTATTTTCTGGTCCAGCAATTTGAGAATCACATCATTGTTCCTAATGTGATGGGGCAAGCTATTGATTTGCACCCTATTACTGTAATATTAAGTCTCCTAATCGGTGGTCAATTATTTGGGATCACAGGAATGGTGTTGGCAGTTCCTGTATCGGCAATATTAAAAGTGCTTTTAAAACATTTATGGATTACAGAAGAAAGATAGGTGATTGTTATGTCTATTAATATGGGTGATCTAAAGCAGCGATTTCAGGAGCGGCAATATAAGTTAACGCCCCAGCGCCAAATCGTATTGCAAGCTTTTGTCGATAACCCTGGTAAACATTTAAGTGCTGAGGATGTTCATAATATTGTCCGTCAACAGTCTTCTGAGATCGGTTTAGCTACAGTTTATCGGACTTTAGAATTATTAAGTGATATGGATGTATTGCAAAAAATGGATTTTGGTGATGGCCGCAGTCGTTATGAAATTAATGAGGAGACCTCTGAACATCATCACCATCATCTCATTTGTCTAAGTTGTGGAAAAGTAAAAGAATTTGAAGATGACTTGCTTGAAACGTTAGAGAATGTTATAGCGCGTAAAAGTAATTTTAAAATAGTTGACCATCAAGTAAAGTTTTATGGTTATTGTCAAGAATGCCAGAGTAATCGTGAAGGTTAACTATTATTGTTTGGCAGACGATGATGATCCAATAGCGACTGCCATTGGGCAAGTAATGGAGTTGTTTGGCATACAGCCAAACAACCCGTTAGTTTCCTGTCTTGAAGGCCTTCCTGTTCATACCGTACTAGTGAATAATCGTATAAGCCAAACCAAGGATCAGTTAAGTGTAACAACAGACATTTATCTAAAGCTGACAAACGGTACAACTGAAGTTCTTTCCTTTAAGCAGATTGCTTCTTTGGATAATGATGAGCTAGCCCTTATAAAACGGCTAGTAAAGCTGAATGTTCTTACTGCCATGAGACAACTAAGCAGCCCTCATGCAGCTCCCTGGGGTATATTACGAGGGATAAGACCAAGTAAGATTGTTCACCGGCTGATTGATAAGGGGCTAGATAAAGCAGCAACTTCTCAAAAGCTAATTATGGATTACGGTATTGATATAAAAAAGTCAGAACTCATTACTGATATTGCATTTAGGCAACGAAAGTTTTTATTATCGCCGGAACGTGCAAAACATGCAGTTAGTGTTTATGTGGGAATCCCTTATTGTCCTTCAAAATGCTTATATTGTTCATTTCCTTCTTATGTTTTGCCTGATTCCATGCAGGTTGAGCGGTTTTTACAAGGTCTGAATAAAGAAATTAGGGCGATTGCTGCATTGATTAAGCAATGCAACCTAGAAGTTCAGACGGTATATGTCGGCGGCGGTACTCCGACCAGTCTTGGCCCAACACAATTCTCGGACATGTTAAGCCAGGTACATCAGGCCTTTGTTACTCCAGCCACGAGAGAGTTTACGGTTGAGGCTGGCAGGCCTGACAGCGTCGATGAACATAAAATTGCTACTATGCACAGGCTTGGTGTCACCCGAGTCAGTGTTAATCCACAGACCATGCAGGAAAAAACTTTAAAACATATTGGACGAAAGCATACTACACGCGATATAATAAATTTATTCCAAAAAATTCGTCAGACTGGTATTCCTGTTGTTAATATGGATATTATCGTTGGCCTGCCAGGTGAAGACGAAAAAAGTATAACTGATACGATGGAGCAAATTTATGAATTAAGGCCGGATAATTTAACTATTCATACATTAGCGCTCAAGAAAGGCTCGTCGCTAAAAGCTAATTTAATTGAGCATTCTCTGCCAAATGAACGAATGACGCAGCAAATGTTCGATATAGCAACAGGCTTTGCTTTGAAAATGCAAATGGAACCTTACTATTTGTATCGGCAAAAGTATATGAATGGTAATTTGGAGAATACTGGTTATTCGGTCCCGGGGAAAGAGTGTTTATATAACATTCAAGTCATGGAAGAACGCCAGACCATCTTTGGAATTGGGCCAGCTGCAACGACTAAAATTGTAAAACCTAGTAATTGGACGCTTGAAAATATCTTCAATGCTAAAGATATCCTTACATATATTAATAAGGTGGATCATACTCTTCAAGTTCGTTGCCAACTGCTAGCGGAGGCGTTTTCGTAATAAGGGGGAATTTTTCTTTATGTTGACTACAGGTCCTCGTGGGACCAAAGATATACTGCCAGATTCGAGTGGCTTTTGGCAGTATGTAGAAAAAAATGTTAGAGATGTATGTAATCTTTATGGTTATCGGGAGATTCGTACTCCTGTTTTTGAACATACCGAATTGTTTTTACGGGGTATTGGTGAAACGACGGATATTGTTGAAAAGGAAATGTATACCTTTAGTGACCGCGGTGGACGAAGCATTACGCTGCGTCCAGAAAATACAGCCGCTGTGGTTAGAGCTTTTTTAGAACATAAGCTTTATACAGATACTCCGCCAGCGAAGCTCTTTTATATTGGACCCATGTTTCGCTATGATCGCCCTCAGGCAGGGCGATTCCGTCAGTTTCATCAATTTGGTGTAGAGGCTATTGGTGCAAAAGGTCCAGCTATTGATGCCGAGATCATTATATTAGCTACTCAATTTTTACAGCAATTAGGATTAAACGATTTAGTACTGCAGTTGAACTCAGTTGGGTGCCCGGAGTGCCGCCCCAAATATCGTGCTATACTGCAGGAATTTTTGCGTGATAAATTGCCCGATTTGTGTAAAGATTGTCAATCTCGTTATGACCGCAATCCGATGCGGATATTAGATTGTAAACAAGAAACTTGTACCGAGTTGTCACAAGGGGCGCCACAAGTAGTGGATTGCTTATGTGGTGAATGTGAAACTCATTTTAATCAATTAAAGGTTTTATTAACTGCAGCTAATATTGAATTTAAGTTAAATCCACGTTTAGTGCGTGGGCTAGACTATTATACTAAGACTGCATTTGAAATTCAGTATGCTCCGTTAGGATCACAAAGCGCCGTATGCGGTGGTGGAAGGTATGACGGATTAATTGCTGAATGTGGCGGTCAGCCTACACCTGGAATTGGCTTTGCAATAGGCATGGAACGCGTGCTGTTAGCGTTAGAAAAACAGCAGCTGTTACCTGAACTGATTAATAAACTTGATGTCTTTGTCATTTCGCTGGGAGAAAAAGCACAAGCAGCAGCTTTTAAAATACTATGCGATTTACGCAAAAACGGATATACAGCTGATATGGATTTTATGGACCGCAGCCTTAAAGCTCAAATGAAACTTGCCAATAAATTTTCAGCAAAATTTGCGATAATTATTGGTGATGATGAAGTCGCAACAGGCAATGCTGTTTTGAAAAATATGGGTACTGGTGAACAGCAGCAGATCAATGTAGATGTATTGTTGAACAAGTTGGATACTGAGGTGAAAGATTAATAATGGATACATTAGTAGGTTTAGAAAGAACACATGCGTGTGGTACTATCACAGGTCAGCACGCTGAGCAAGAAGTTGTTTTATGCGGCTGGGTAGCAAGACGCCGCGATCATGGCGGTTTAATATTTGTTGATCTGCGAGATCGATCAGGATTGGTACAAGTAGTTTTTTCTTCGGAAATGGATAAGAATGCATTTATCAAAGCTGAATCCTTACGAACAGAGTTTGTTATCGCTGTAAGAGGTACAGTTAAATTAAGAGCTGATGAGACGGTGAACATTAATATGCCTACCGGACATATTGAAGTTTATTGCGTTGAACTGCGAATCCTAAATAAAGCAAAAACGCCGCCTTTTTATATTCAAGATAACATCGATGTGGATGAGACTTTACGGTTAAAATATCGCTATCTTGATTTACGCCGCCCTGAGATGCAGCGTAATCTGATGTTAAGACACCGTGTAACTAAAATTATGCGAGACTTTTTTGATCGGAATAATTTTATCGAAGTTGAAACGCCGATGCTGACAAAGAGCAGTCCTGAAGGTGCCAGAGATTATTTGGTGCCTAGCCGTGTTAACCCAGGAAAGTTTTTTGCTTTGCCACAATCGCCGCAGCTTTTCAAGCAAATCTTAATGGTTTCAGGCTTGGAGCGTTATTTCCAAATTGTAAGATGCTTCCGTGATGAGGATTTACGAGCTGATCGTCAACCTGAATTTACGCAGCTTGATATAGAAATGTCATTTATTGATCGTGAAGAAATTCTTAATATGATGGAAGAATTGACAGTAGAAATGTTCAAAGAGTCTATTGGCGCTGACATTAAGCAGCCATTTATGCGTCTAAGCTATGCAGAGGCTATGGATAAATATGGATCTGATAAACCTGATCTTCGTTTCGATATGCAGCTTGTCAACTTATCTGAAGCTGTTAAAGGATCCGATTTTAAAGTGTTTGAATCAGTATTACAAACAGGCGGCGAAGTAAAAGCAATTAATGTAAAAGGTTATGCTAATGTTCCAAGGCGCGAATTAGATGGGTTAGTCGATTATGTATCAAACTATGGCGCTAAGGGATTAGCTTGGATTTGTTATACTGCTGAAGGAATAAAATCTCCAATAACCAAATTTTTCTCAGAAGACATTATCGGGAAAATAACTGCAGCTACTCAGGCTGAGGCTGGTGACTTGATTCTGATTATTGCTGATAAGCCTGGTGTTGTTGCTCAGGCTTTAGGTCAACTGCGCCTTGAAATGGGTCGTCGTCTGAATTTGATTGATCCAGATAAACTGTCATTTTTATGGGTAGTTGATTTCCCAATGTTTGAATACGATGAAGAAGGTAAACGCTGGGTAGCGATGCATCATCCATTTACATCACCACGTGATGAAGACATTGAGTTTTTGGAAAGTGATCCAGGCAGAATTAAAGCTAAAGCTTATGATATGGTTCTTAACGGAACTGAAATTGGTGGCGGCAGTATCCGAATTTACAACCGCGAATTGCAAGAGCGAGTTTTTAAAGCTATTGGGCTTTCTGATGAAGAAGCAAAAGCGAAGTTTGGTTATTTGTTGGATGCTTTTGAATATGGAACACCTCCTCATGGTGGTATTGCATTTGGTTTGGATCGTCTGGTCATGCTTATGGCTAAGCGTAATTCAATTCGTGATGTCATTGCGTTCCCTAAAACTCAGAGTGCTACTGATATTATGACTCAAGCTCCGTCTGAAGTATCAAATCAGCAATTAAAAGAGCTGCATATAAAACCAACCGCTGTTGTTAAGAAACAATAGTTGGGCCAAATTCAGTGGAGGAAACTCCACTGAATTTTTTTATAAATCCTTCGAATTAGATTGGATGCATTGCATGAATGGTTTAGATCTTATGGTATGCTGGAAAAATGTTCTATTATTGCCTTACTTGCATTTGTTTGATTAATCTGATAATATT
This portion of the Sporomusaceae bacterium FL31 genome encodes:
- a CDS encoding transcriptional repressor, which translates into the protein MSINMGDLKQRFQERQYKLTPQRQIVLQAFVDNPGKHLSAEDVHNIVRQQSSEIGLATVYRTLELLSDMDVLQKMDFGDGRSRYEINEETSEHHHHHLICLSCGKVKEFEDDLLETLENVIARKSNFKIVDHQVKFYGYCQECQSNREG
- a CDS encoding MBL fold metallo-hydrolase, which codes for MQITQMQVGHIGTNCYIVTCNETNHTAVIDPGGNAEDILAYLNREQSKLIYIINTHGHADHIAANNKIKQATGAIVLIHQADAAMLTSSDLNLSSYIGGGLVLDPADRLLKDGDVIQVGTIQFTVIHTPGHTPGGICLYTNGTLFSGDTLFYQSVGRTDFPGGSMGKLVNSINEKLLVLPVETKVFPGHGPETSIAWERSNNPFI
- the hemZ gene encoding coproporphyrinogen III oxidase, encoding MVIVKNARVIVKVNYYCLADDDDPIATAIGQVMELFGIQPNNPLVSCLEGLPVHTVLVNNRISQTKDQLSVTTDIYLKLTNGTTEVLSFKQIASLDNDELALIKRLVKLNVLTAMRQLSSPHAAPWGILRGIRPSKIVHRLIDKGLDKAATSQKLIMDYGIDIKKSELITDIAFRQRKFLLSPERAKHAVSVYVGIPYCPSKCLYCSFPSYVLPDSMQVERFLQGLNKEIRAIAALIKQCNLEVQTVYVGGGTPTSLGPTQFSDMLSQVHQAFVTPATREFTVEAGRPDSVDEHKIATMHRLGVTRVSVNPQTMQEKTLKHIGRKHTTRDIINLFQKIRQTGIPVVNMDIIVGLPGEDEKSITDTMEQIYELRPDNLTIHTLALKKGSSLKANLIEHSLPNERMTQQMFDIATGFALKMQMEPYYLYRQKYMNGNLENTGYSVPGKECLYNIQVMEERQTIFGIGPAATTKIVKPSNWTLENIFNAKDILTYINKVDHTLQVRCQLLAEAFS
- the aspS gene encoding aspartate--tRNA(Asp/Asn) ligase, whose amino-acid sequence is MDTLVGLERTHACGTITGQHAEQEVVLCGWVARRRDHGGLIFVDLRDRSGLVQVVFSSEMDKNAFIKAESLRTEFVIAVRGTVKLRADETVNINMPTGHIEVYCVELRILNKAKTPPFYIQDNIDVDETLRLKYRYLDLRRPEMQRNLMLRHRVTKIMRDFFDRNNFIEVETPMLTKSSPEGARDYLVPSRVNPGKFFALPQSPQLFKQILMVSGLERYFQIVRCFRDEDLRADRQPEFTQLDIEMSFIDREEILNMMEELTVEMFKESIGADIKQPFMRLSYAEAMDKYGSDKPDLRFDMQLVNLSEAVKGSDFKVFESVLQTGGEVKAINVKGYANVPRRELDGLVDYVSNYGAKGLAWICYTAEGIKSPITKFFSEDIIGKITAATQAEAGDLILIIADKPGVVAQALGQLRLEMGRRLNLIDPDKLSFLWVVDFPMFEYDEEGKRWVAMHHPFTSPRDEDIEFLESDPGRIKAKAYDMVLNGTEIGGGSIRIYNRELQERVFKAIGLSDEEAKAKFGYLLDAFEYGTPPHGGIAFGLDRLVMLMAKRNSIRDVIAFPKTQSATDIMTQAPSEVSNQQLKELHIKPTAVVKKQ
- the hisS gene encoding histidine--tRNA ligase — translated: MLTTGPRGTKDILPDSSGFWQYVEKNVRDVCNLYGYREIRTPVFEHTELFLRGIGETTDIVEKEMYTFSDRGGRSITLRPENTAAVVRAFLEHKLYTDTPPAKLFYIGPMFRYDRPQAGRFRQFHQFGVEAIGAKGPAIDAEIIILATQFLQQLGLNDLVLQLNSVGCPECRPKYRAILQEFLRDKLPDLCKDCQSRYDRNPMRILDCKQETCTELSQGAPQVVDCLCGECETHFNQLKVLLTAANIEFKLNPRLVRGLDYYTKTAFEIQYAPLGSQSAVCGGGRYDGLIAECGGQPTPGIGFAIGMERVLLALEKQQLLPELINKLDVFVISLGEKAQAAAFKILCDLRKNGYTADMDFMDRSLKAQMKLANKFSAKFAIIIGDDEVATGNAVLKNMGTGEQQQINVDVLLNKLDTEVKD
- a CDS encoding AI-2E family transporter, producing MFKSISTWLKLLVILAGVYLLSQVTPIYLPVIVSVILAFILNPLVTFLSQRRLWPTRQLFGRSLAVFIAFILSAIIAAIVMTFILVPFISEFNTLVNNLPSLMKKIQKMTMDIQNQANFIALAGYLPNIVDQTMSSIGSFSIDLAKKIVNSIFGLASSIIELVIVPVLTYYFLKDWQIIKENIVFLFSQRTRDKARNIIEEMGIVVSGYIRGQFVVSFIVGFFVFCGMYGFGVEYPLVLGLLAGITEAIPIIGPIIGAVPAILLAYTVAPFLALKVAVFYFLVQQFENHIIVPNVMGQAIDLHPITVILSLLIGGQLFGITGMVLAVPVSAILKVLLKHLWITEER